One genomic region from Nitrospira sp. CR1.1 encodes:
- a CDS encoding pyruvate oxidase, with protein sequence MTTTVADLLIDRLISWGVDTIFSLPGDGINGIYEALRIRQEKIKLILVRHEESAALAACGYAKFTRRLGVCLATSGPGGIHLLNGLYDAKCDGQPVLAITGHTYHDLIGTHYQQDVDLERLCADVAAYSQRVMSPAHVGNVLDEAIKTAISRRTVAHITIPKDIQEWSVEEYRSKANIPGHSGDLYSDPLPLPSQSLIEKAAAVINAGSKIAILAGRGCLGARAEVLQLAELLGAPIIKPLLGKAVVPDDHPLTTGGIGLLGTAPSQDVLETCDTLIIAGTSFPYLEFYPKPGQARAVQIDLDAARIGLRYPVEVGLVGHCWDVLRALLPLLKQKPDRGFLTTAQASMQQWHELMEARGTRMDAPLKPQVVVRAVNEFLADDAIICCDTGSVTTWAARHLTIKGNMEFSASGTLASMGNGLPYSLGAGIAYPGRQIVCLAGDGGCTMLMGELATLVRYALPVKIIVLKNNLLGMIKWEQLAFEGNPQYGVDLQPIDFALFAKACGAEGFTVDDPRQVRDVLREAFSVPGPALVQAVIDPLEPPLPGKITTAQAWRFATALAKGQDDRWSILKTLIESKIREVV encoded by the coding sequence TTTGTTAATCGATCGGCTGATCAGCTGGGGGGTGGACACGATTTTCAGTCTGCCTGGTGACGGCATCAACGGCATTTATGAAGCCTTGCGGATACGCCAGGAGAAAATCAAATTGATATTGGTCCGGCACGAAGAATCAGCCGCCTTGGCCGCCTGCGGGTATGCGAAATTTACGAGGCGACTGGGCGTGTGCCTCGCCACGTCCGGTCCGGGAGGCATCCATTTGCTGAACGGGTTGTACGATGCAAAATGTGACGGGCAGCCGGTGCTCGCCATCACGGGGCATACGTACCACGATTTAATCGGCACCCACTATCAGCAGGATGTCGACCTGGAACGGCTGTGCGCCGACGTCGCCGCCTATAGCCAGCGGGTCATGAGCCCGGCTCACGTCGGCAACGTCCTGGACGAAGCCATCAAAACGGCTATCTCAAGGCGGACGGTGGCCCATATCACGATTCCCAAAGATATCCAGGAGTGGAGCGTGGAAGAGTACAGATCCAAGGCGAATATTCCCGGCCATAGCGGCGATCTGTACAGCGACCCCCTGCCCCTGCCCTCCCAATCGCTGATTGAGAAGGCGGCAGCCGTCATCAACGCGGGATCGAAAATCGCCATCCTGGCCGGACGCGGCTGTCTGGGGGCAAGAGCAGAAGTCCTTCAACTGGCCGAGTTGCTCGGCGCGCCGATCATCAAGCCGCTCCTCGGCAAGGCGGTGGTGCCTGACGACCACCCGTTGACCACCGGCGGCATCGGCCTCCTCGGCACGGCCCCTTCGCAGGATGTCCTTGAAACATGCGACACGCTGATCATCGCCGGCACGAGCTTTCCCTACCTGGAATTTTATCCGAAACCAGGCCAGGCGCGAGCCGTTCAAATCGATTTGGATGCCGCTCGCATTGGGCTGCGCTACCCCGTCGAAGTCGGACTGGTCGGACATTGCTGGGATGTCCTTCGCGCGTTATTGCCCCTTCTGAAACAGAAACCGGATCGCGGGTTCCTCACCACCGCGCAAGCAAGCATGCAGCAATGGCATGAACTCATGGAAGCGCGCGGCACGAGGATGGATGCGCCGCTCAAGCCTCAGGTCGTCGTGCGCGCGGTCAACGAGTTCCTCGCCGACGACGCCATCATTTGTTGCGATACCGGCAGCGTCACCACCTGGGCGGCCCGGCATCTCACGATCAAAGGAAACATGGAATTTTCGGCATCCGGCACCCTCGCCTCCATGGGAAACGGCCTTCCGTATAGTCTAGGCGCCGGGATCGCCTATCCGGGGCGGCAGATTGTCTGTCTCGCGGGAGACGGGGGGTGCACGATGTTGATGGGAGAATTGGCCACGCTGGTGAGGTATGCCCTGCCGGTGAAAATCATCGTTCTGAAAAACAATCTCCTCGGCATGATCAAGTGGGAACAGCTGGCGTTCGAAGGGAATCCGCAATATGGCGTGGATCTTCAGCCGATCGATTTTGCCCTGTTCGCGAAAGCCTGCGGCGCGGAGGGATTCACGGTTGATGATCCGCGCCAGGTTCGGGACGTGCTTCGAGAAGCCTTCTCTGTCCCAGGCCCGGCCCTGGTCCAGGCCGTGATCGATCCGTTAGAACCACCGCTGCCGGGAAAGATTACCACGGCACAAGCCTGGCGATTTGCGACGGCATTAGCGAAGGGCCAAGATGACCGTTGGAGCATCCTCAAAACATTGATCGAGAGCAAAATCCGGGAGGTGGTGTAA
- a CDS encoding glycogen debranching protein, with product MVLTVPPERLRDTNAFLAREWLVTNGLGGYASQSLLCAATRTYHGLFVPDLPAPWGRTVMIPRVDDDILVEGEVVSLSGVEFSDGRLKSNLLKVFEGFSRERQTPVWRFRLKGRRLEKRVIMSYGHNSVYVEYRLVEGDPVSLRLRPFVTFRTLDAGLRDAWHPPFPLTVVNGRHEMHLCEGAPSLKLCLRPHGGVFVVDDEVSAGIFYRVDQDRGLDHVERLASPGYFSADLAQDRSLAFVASTESWERLECDPEAIFAAEGERLDTFLSHVPDKQDEGIEGWLSLAADQFVIVPGSRLEEQAPARASSNEACTIIAGYHWFTDWGRDTMISLEGLTLCTGRYREARSVLRTFANYVQDGLIPNLFPEGERTGLYHTADATLWYVHAVNRYYQVTNDRETLLALLPILTSVLEHHLEGTRFGIGVDKDDGLLRASAEGYQLTWMDALVDGWVVTPRRGKPVEIQALWYNALRCMAEWDILTGRSSSRWSELAEQVRHSFHERFWIEAGGYLYDVIDGERGDDQAFRPNQLLSISLPHPVLREDRWRRVVDLATDRLLTPVGLRTLSRDHPDYKPRYHGDLRARDAAYHQGTVWAWLIGPFIDAWIKVYKDRSKARGMLDGFRSHLLDGSIGTVSEIFDAEPPYHPRGCIAQAWSVAEVLRAYRQTRPERERV from the coding sequence ATGGTGCTCACGGTCCCTCCGGAGCGGCTGCGGGATACCAACGCCTTTCTTGCCAGGGAATGGCTGGTGACGAATGGTCTCGGCGGCTATGCCTCGCAGAGCCTGCTCTGCGCAGCGACCAGAACCTACCACGGCCTGTTCGTTCCGGATTTGCCGGCTCCCTGGGGACGCACGGTCATGATTCCACGTGTTGACGACGACATCCTGGTCGAAGGAGAGGTGGTATCGCTGAGCGGGGTAGAATTTTCCGACGGTCGCCTGAAGAGCAATCTTCTCAAGGTATTCGAGGGGTTCAGTCGGGAGCGGCAGACACCGGTTTGGCGCTTTCGTTTGAAAGGCCGCCGCTTGGAAAAGCGTGTGATCATGTCCTACGGTCACAATTCGGTCTATGTGGAGTATCGTCTCGTGGAGGGTGATCCGGTCAGCCTACGCCTTCGTCCATTCGTGACATTCCGGACGTTGGATGCGGGACTACGCGATGCCTGGCACCCTCCCTTTCCTCTCACGGTCGTCAACGGCCGGCACGAAATGCATCTGTGCGAAGGCGCTCCGTCTTTAAAGCTGTGCCTGCGGCCCCACGGCGGGGTATTCGTAGTGGATGACGAAGTAAGCGCCGGCATCTTCTATCGTGTGGACCAGGATCGCGGGTTGGACCATGTTGAACGTCTCGCCAGCCCTGGATACTTCTCCGCGGACCTCGCGCAGGATCGTTCTCTGGCCTTCGTGGCGAGCACCGAATCGTGGGAACGGCTTGAATGTGATCCGGAAGCCATTTTTGCTGCCGAGGGGGAGCGGCTCGATACCTTCCTGTCTCACGTGCCGGACAAACAAGATGAAGGCATTGAAGGATGGCTCAGTCTAGCGGCTGATCAATTTGTGATTGTCCCCGGATCTCGATTGGAAGAACAGGCGCCGGCGCGGGCATCCAGTAACGAGGCATGCACCATCATCGCCGGGTATCACTGGTTCACGGACTGGGGCCGTGACACGATGATCAGTTTGGAAGGACTTACCCTATGTACCGGCCGCTACCGGGAAGCGCGATCGGTTCTCAGAACGTTTGCCAATTACGTACAAGATGGATTAATCCCGAACCTCTTTCCGGAAGGGGAGCGGACGGGGTTGTACCACACGGCCGACGCCACGCTGTGGTACGTCCACGCGGTCAATCGGTATTACCAGGTGACGAACGACCGCGAGACGCTGCTCGCCTTGCTGCCCATCCTGACGTCGGTGCTCGAGCATCATCTCGAGGGCACGCGCTTCGGAATCGGCGTCGACAAGGACGACGGACTGTTGCGCGCCTCGGCGGAAGGATACCAACTGACCTGGATGGACGCCCTGGTCGATGGTTGGGTGGTCACGCCTCGTCGAGGCAAGCCTGTTGAGATCCAGGCGCTCTGGTACAACGCCCTCCGTTGTATGGCGGAGTGGGACATACTCACCGGTCGATCATCGTCTCGCTGGAGCGAATTGGCGGAGCAGGTGCGGCACTCGTTTCATGAGCGATTTTGGATTGAAGCCGGGGGATATCTTTACGATGTCATCGACGGGGAGCGAGGGGATGATCAGGCATTTCGACCGAACCAGCTGTTGTCCATTTCCCTACCTCACCCGGTGCTCAGGGAGGACCGGTGGCGAAGGGTGGTGGATCTGGCGACAGACCGGCTTCTGACTCCGGTGGGATTGCGAACCTTGTCCCGCGACCATCCCGATTACAAGCCGAGATACCACGGCGATCTCCGCGCGCGGGATGCGGCCTATCATCAGGGGACCGTGTGGGCCTGGCTGATCGGGCCGTTCATCGACGCCTGGATCAAGGTCTACAAGGACAGGTCCAAGGCGCGGGGTATGTTGGACGGGTTCCGTTCCCACTTATTGGATGGCAGCATCGGGACAGTGAGCGAAATTTTTGACGCAGAACCTCCCTATCATCCCCGGGGCTGTATTGCCCAAGCCTGGAGCGTGGCCGAAGTGTTGCGGGCGTATCGGCAGACGCGACCCGAGAGGGAGAGGGTGTGA
- the treZ gene encoding malto-oligosyltrehalose trehalohydrolase — protein sequence MGVRSKAGAEKTKLQGARSQELTLGARVTEEGVRFRCWAPRAARVDVVLEPGDTIHELSRLADGYWTGIVREASAGMRYRYRLDGGQAYPDPCSRFQPEGPHGPSLIVDPRAYQWHDEGWPGVTMHGQVIYELHIGAFTPEGTFDAAISRFDDLKELGITVIEVMPVAEFPGRWNWGYDGVGLYAPAHVYGDVGGFKRFVDAAHRRGLGVMLDVVYNHLGPDGNYLPTFSDAYLTDRYPNEWGQAINFDGPGSRPVREFFIQNACYWIDEFHVDGLRLDAVHAFHDASPVHVVAELSQAARRTAGTRSIILIAECELQWVHTIQPVAQGGWGLDGVWSEDFHHSARMAATGRGEGYYGDYRGTPQEFISSVKRAFLFQGQRSQWQGKPRGTVVSDEPAEGFVFFLQNHDQVANQLWGDRLHHKVGPAVYRALTALLLLAPETPLLFMGQEFAASTPFLFFTDFPPGRLAQDIHQGRKQFLAQFQSHASSAAQAALGDPCDPSVFERSKLDWAERDRHAWSMALHRDLLRLRREDEVIAQQRRDLVDGAVIGASAFVLRYAGQNGDDRLLLVNLGPDLDFRPAPEPLLAPPIGRTWSFRWSSDAPLYGGPGVIEPLSDTGWKLPGCAAVFYASIVEDPGSRATAIERPHGKQRQ from the coding sequence ATGGGGGTGCGCAGCAAAGCGGGAGCGGAAAAAACGAAGCTTCAGGGTGCCCGGAGTCAGGAGTTGACACTCGGAGCTCGCGTCACAGAAGAGGGAGTGCGATTTCGTTGTTGGGCGCCTCGTGCAGCCCGTGTCGATGTCGTCCTTGAGCCTGGCGACACGATTCATGAGTTGTCCAGACTGGCCGATGGATATTGGACCGGGATCGTCCGAGAAGCCTCTGCAGGCATGCGGTACCGTTATCGGCTTGACGGCGGGCAGGCTTATCCGGACCCCTGCTCGCGTTTTCAGCCTGAGGGGCCCCATGGTCCTTCACTCATCGTCGATCCGCGCGCCTATCAATGGCACGACGAAGGGTGGCCCGGCGTCACGATGCACGGGCAGGTGATCTATGAACTCCACATCGGTGCCTTTACGCCGGAAGGCACCTTCGACGCCGCCATCAGTCGATTTGATGACCTGAAAGAGCTTGGAATTACAGTCATCGAAGTGATGCCGGTGGCGGAATTTCCCGGTCGTTGGAACTGGGGATACGACGGCGTCGGACTATATGCTCCCGCGCATGTGTATGGCGATGTGGGAGGCTTCAAACGATTCGTGGATGCGGCGCACCGGCGCGGGCTCGGGGTGATGTTGGATGTGGTCTACAACCATCTTGGTCCGGACGGAAACTATTTGCCAACCTTCAGCGATGCGTACCTGACCGACCGTTATCCGAATGAATGGGGGCAGGCGATCAATTTTGACGGACCCGGCTCCCGCCCCGTGAGAGAGTTCTTTATTCAGAACGCCTGTTATTGGATCGATGAATTCCACGTCGATGGATTGCGATTGGATGCGGTGCACGCCTTTCACGATGCCAGTCCGGTTCATGTTGTCGCGGAGTTGTCTCAAGCGGCCAGACGAACGGCCGGAACCCGCTCCATCATCCTGATCGCCGAATGTGAATTGCAATGGGTGCACACCATTCAGCCGGTAGCGCAGGGGGGGTGGGGACTCGACGGAGTCTGGAGCGAAGATTTTCACCATAGCGCGCGCATGGCTGCGACCGGCCGCGGTGAAGGTTATTACGGCGACTATCGCGGAACGCCTCAGGAATTCATTTCGTCCGTGAAGCGTGCGTTCCTCTTCCAAGGCCAGCGGTCTCAGTGGCAGGGCAAACCACGGGGCACCGTGGTCTCGGACGAACCGGCCGAAGGGTTCGTGTTTTTTCTTCAGAATCATGATCAAGTCGCGAATCAATTGTGGGGCGACCGCTTGCACCACAAAGTTGGTCCTGCCGTCTATCGCGCCTTGACAGCCCTGCTCCTCCTGGCTCCTGAAACTCCGTTGTTGTTCATGGGGCAGGAATTTGCGGCCTCCACGCCGTTCTTGTTTTTTACTGACTTTCCGCCGGGGCGCTTAGCACAGGATATTCATCAAGGCCGGAAACAATTTCTCGCTCAATTCCAGAGCCACGCCTCGAGCGCGGCTCAGGCCGCTCTCGGTGATCCGTGCGACCCGTCCGTGTTCGAACGCTCCAAACTGGATTGGGCGGAACGTGACCGTCATGCCTGGAGCATGGCCTTGCATCGGGACCTCTTGCGTCTCCGGCGGGAGGATGAGGTCATTGCGCAACAACGGCGCGATTTAGTGGACGGCGCCGTCATCGGAGCCTCGGCGTTTGTCTTGCGGTATGCCGGTCAGAACGGAGATGACCGGTTGTTGCTCGTGAATCTCGGCCCCGACCTTGATTTTCGTCCGGCTCCGGAGCCGTTGCTGGCCCCGCCGATCGGCCGTACCTGGTCGTTTCGCTGGTCAAGTGATGCGCCCCTCTACGGAGGCCCTGGGGTGATCGAGCCGTTGTCCGATACCGGTTGGAAGCTCCCGGGCTGTGCCGCCGTGTTCTATGCGTCCATAGTAGAAGATCCCGGGAGCAGGGCAACGGCGATAGAGCGTCCTCATGGAAAGCAACGGCAATGA